The following proteins come from a genomic window of Rutidosis leptorrhynchoides isolate AG116_Rl617_1_P2 chromosome 10, CSIRO_AGI_Rlap_v1, whole genome shotgun sequence:
- the LOC139873188 gene encoding 1-aminocyclopropane-1-carboxylate synthase 7-like yields MAIDIVQPCVGLSKIATSETHGENSPYFAGWKAYDENPYHEKHNPSGIIQMGLAENQVSFDLLEEYLEANREAVSPCEKGSGFKENALFQDYHGLLTFRKAMASFMEQVRGGKAKFNPERVVLTAGATAANELLTFILADPGDALLVPTPYYPGFERDLRWRTGVEIVPILCESSNSFLITPKALESAYDHAISMNMKVRGVLITNPSNPLGATIQQKVLEEILDFVTKKNMHLVSDEIYSGSVFHSDEFVSIAEILELRNYKNAERCHIVYSLSKDLGLPGFRVGTVYSYNDQVVTTARRMSSFTLISSQTQFLLASILSNKKFTEKYIKINRERLRKRYEMIVEGLKKAGIECLKGNAGLFCWMNLSPYLKDATRESELEIWKTIIEEVKLNISPGSSCRCSDAGWFRVCFANMSEETLEVALRRLHEFFMNRRR; encoded by the exons ATGGCAATAGATATCGTACAACCATGTGTTGGGCTATCAAAGATTGCAACTTCCGAAACCCATGGAGAAAACTCTCCATATTTTGCAGGATGGAAGGCATATGATGAGAACCCGTATCATGAAAAACATAACCCGTCTGGTATTATACAAATGGGACTAGCAGAAAACCAG GTTTCGTTTGATTTGCTAGAAGAATACTTGGAAGCTAATAGAGAAGCAGTAAGCCCGTGCGAAAAAGGTTCTGGCTTTAAGGAAAATGCATTGTTTCAAGATTACCATGGTCTTCTAACTTTCAGAAAG GCAATGGCAAGTTTTATGGAACAAGTGAGGGGAGGAAAAGCAAAATTTAATCCCGAACGAGTTGTATTAACCGCTGGTGCAACTGCTGCTAACGAGCTCCTAACCTTCATTTTAGCTGATCCTGGTGATGCATTACTAGTCCCCACTCCTTATTATCCAGG ATTCGAGAGAGATTTGAGATGGAGAACGGGTGTAGAAATCGTTCCGATCCTTTGTGAAAGCTCAAATAGTTTCCTAATCACTCCTAAAGCTCTAGAATCAGCATATGATCATGCAATATCAATGAATATGAAAGTACGAGGGGTTCTGATAACGAACCCCTCAAATCCGTTGGGTGCAACTATCCAACAGAAAGTTCTTGAAGAGATCCTGGATTTCGTCACGAAAAAAAATATGCATTTAGTCTCAGACGAAATATATTCAGGATCGGTTTTTCATTCGGATGAATTTGTGAGCATTGCGGAAATTCTAGAATTAAGAAACTACAAAAATGCAGAACGTTGCCACATTGTTTATAGTCTTTCGAAAGATCTTGGCCTCCCAGGGTTTCGAGTAGGGACGGTTTATTCATACAATGATCAAGTGGTGACAACCGCTAGAAGAATGTCGAGTTTTACCCTAATTTCATCACAAACACAGTTTTTATTAGCTTCTATTTTATCAAACAAGAAATTTACAGAAAAGTATATAAAGATTAACAGAGAAAGGTTGCGAAAAAGATATGAAATGATCGTTGAAGGGTTGAAAAAGGCGGGAATCGAGTGTTTGAAAGGGAATGCCGGTTTGTTTTGTTGGATGAATTTGAGTCCTTACTTGAAGGATGCAACAAGAGAAAGTGAACTCGAGATATGGAAGACGATAATAGAGGAAGTTAAGCTCAATATCTCGCCGGGTAGTTCTTGCCGGTGTTCGGATGCTGGTTGGTTTAGAGTTTGTTTCGCAAATATGAGTGAAGAAACACTTGAAGTTGCATTAAGAAGATTGCATGAGTTCTTCATGAATAGAAGAAGATAG